GGTCTTCAGATCAATCAGAAGCGTTCTGAAGGTGGGGCTGTCAAACGGTCGGCATGCATCGGAGACAAGGGATTCTTTTGCCTTCTGTATCTGGGATGCATCCGGTGTTTCTGTCGCAAACATCTCCTCTGCATGCTCTTTTGCCTCATCGGGATCAACGGATGCGTACAGGGACTGGATAATCGCACCAAACGGTGCTCCTGCGGTAGTACTGATCTCTTCGCGCTCCCGGTCACCGATATGCCGGTCAAGCCTCGCAAGGCGGGTTGCAAGCGTTGTTATCGTCGCATTATCATGGTTTCCGACCGCAACCGACTCAAGGAGCTTCTTCAGTGAAACCGTTGGCTTCTTGTCGATGACCACCTGCGGATTCTTCGACGACTCACAGACACCCACCGCATCGATCACAATAAACCGGTCCTTCGCCGGTGCGTCCGTTGTCACCTGGTGCAGGTCGGTGATGTCAACCGTCCGGGTGCCCCGGCCAAGCATCTGTTCAAAATAGACCTGCGATTTCACATCCCGCATAAATATCAGGCACTCAAGCGGTTTGATGTCAACCCCGGTCGATACCATGTCCACCGTCACTGCAATCCGGGGGTTATAGGAAGAGCGGAACTCCCGGATCATATCCTCCGGTTTTCTGCCGGTCCGGTAGGTGATCTTCTTGCAGAAATCGTTCCCCCGTCCGAACTCCTCCCTGACAATCTCGACAATATCTTCAGCGTGTGAATCGCTCTTGGCAAAGATCAGCGTCTTTGGAACCTCGCTTCTTCCGGGAAAAAGCGATGTAAAGAGATGCTCCTTAAACGTCCGCATGACCGTTCGAATCTGATCATAGGAGACGACATCCCGGTCAAGCTGTTTCTGGGTATATGTGAACTCTTCATCCAGAAGCTCCCATCTTCTGTCCCGTGATAGCTTCTCTCTCTTCTCAACCCAGAAGTCGGCATCAACGGTGCTTCCGCCCTGGGTGATCTCGGTAACAATCCGGAATACATCAAACCCGACATTAACGCCGTCTGCAACCGCTCTTTCAGAACCATACTCCATCACCAGATTTTTGTTGAAAAACCCGAGCGTCTGCTTCGAGGGAGTCGCCGTAAGACCGATTAAATGCGCATCAAAATATTCCAGTACCTGACTCCAGAGATTGTAGATTGAACGGTGGCACTCGTCGGTCACAATGAAATCAAAGGTCTCGATGGGAATGTCAGGGTTGTAGACGACATCCTTTGGTTTGGCATCCTCCATCCCCTGCTCGAACGATGAAATCTCATCAGATTCCGGATCATACTCTTCATCGCCCTTTAAAATTGAATACAATCGCTGAATCGTACTGATGCAGACCTTTCCCACCGGATCTATTTTCTGACCCGAAAGATGCTGGACATTATACAGTTCGGTGAATTTGCGTCCGTCATCGGGTGTGACATACATCTGGAACTCCTTGTATGTCTGCACCCCGAGACTCGTCCTGTCCACCAGAAACAGGATCCGCTTTGCGTTGCAGTGCTTAATCAGCCGGTAAATAAACGATACGGCAGTGAAGGTCTTCCCTGAACCGGTTGCCATCTGGATAAGAGAACGGGGGTGATCCTCTGCAAACGAACGTTCAAGATTGGTGACCGCTTCAATCTGGCAGTCGCGAAGACCGGTTGTGACCAGAGGGGGGTACTCAGTCATCCGTGTGCGAAGCGTCTTCTCCTGCTTCATTTGTTCAGAAAAGGTCTCTGGTCTGAGAAACGAAAAGACCCTTCGTGAACGCGGCTCCGGGTCACGTAAATCCCTGAAAAGTGTCTCTTTACCGGTACTCTCGTATCCAAAGGGGAGAAATCCCAGTTCATTCGGGATATTTGTAAGTTTCCCGGTGAGATACCCGTCTGACTGTTCACAGACACCACTCAGGGTCGTTCCCTCTTTTTTCGCCTCGATTACTCCGACAGCCTTTCTGTCGACAAAAAGAAGGTAATCTGCATAGCCTTCCGTAAGCGGGTATTCCCGGACTGCAACGCCCGCTCCGGCACCGAGGTTCAGCTCATCCCTGTCCTGGATTGTCCACCCCGCAGCAAGGAGCATCTCATCAATGGTTTTTCTCGCTTTTCCCTCTGGTGTCACAATTGCATTCGCTCTTAAATCTCATTTTATTTTTAAAAGCTTAACAATATTCCCCAAAAATAGCAATAAAATCAGGCTGATTCTTCAGAATGGGAATTATAATAAACACAATGCAGGCTCAGCCTAAGAAAATCAGATATTCCGAAAACCGGGGAAAAAAGGAGAATATCCCCATCACCCCACCACTGCAATCCTTCCGTCCGTCCCCGGCGAAACAGGGGAATTCTTCTCAATATCACCCGCAACGAGATCCATCAGGTTAACCTCGGTATTAAATTTCCTCGCATCCGGAATTGCTCCCAGATTTGTATATCCGTCCCCTCCGCCGGCCATATAATCATTCACTGCGACTGTATAGGTCTTCTTCATCTCTATCGGCACCACGCTGCCGGACTCCGTCACAACTGAGAGGTTCTCGATCCTCTCTCCCTCAGATTTCACCGTGTCTGTGTCATAGTCAATGCAGAAGGTCTCCGCCCCGGTATTGATGGTAAACCGTACGCCTGACACCTGCAAAAATCCTCCCGAAGGCGCCCGTTCATCTCCGGGGCATCCGTCGCCGGTGACGATAAGTGCGGATGCGGACCGCTCAAGCGTCTCTTTTATCTCACTCCCGGTCATCTGCACCGTTACGATCAGATTTTCGTACGGGAACATCTCATTCAGGGTAAGATACGATATCTCCCCGGCCGGAATAATACAGTCGCCCCGTATCGACCCTGAATTGAGGAGGGCAATGTCAACACCGGGGACGTTTCCACGGACGGCATCCATGATGAAGTCTCCGGCATTCGTCTCCCCTGTTCGCAGTGTCTGTTTCTGAACGTCAAGGGGGACCGTCGTATATCCGATGCCTTTGGACAGGCTTTCGGTATATCTATCGTAATACGGTGTCACAAACGAGGTGATGGACGCATCATCCGGCAGTGACTCCGTGATCTCGTATCGCTGAAGTGTTGTTCCGGTAACGACGCCGTTTTCAAGGGTGATATCAACGGTATCAATCTCCTCGCCATATTTTCCGGCATGGACGATGAGAGTCTTGCTGCCGTCACCGGAGGATACCGTCTCGTTCCAGACGAGATGGTCGTGGCCCCCGATGATCAGGTCAATGCCCGGAACGGATTGGGCAAGGAGGGTATCCTCATCCCTGTCCTGGTGGGTGAGGGCGATGATAATATCCGCTCCCTCATCTTTTAAGGATTTCACCGCTGCATTTCCGATTTCAACCGTGTTTTCATGCAGTATGACATCATCATCAAGGATGACGATTTTTTCAAGCTGGGGGGTAATAATGCCGAATATTCCCACCTGTACCCCATCGGCGTCAAGGATGGTGTAATCCTTCACCGTATCGTTGAACGTGGCGTCCGTGAAATCAAGATTGGCACAGATGATTGGGTAGGACGCATTCGTGGCCCATTCCTCAAAAAGTCCGGTTGAAAAGTCGAATGCATGGTTGCCAGGCACAGCTGCATCAAATCCTGCCATTGAATAGGCAGTCACCTCGGGGATTCCGGAGTACATATGGTAGAAGCTCCCCTCGCCGAGATCGCCTGCAAAGAGATACAGGGTGGTATCGTTTTCCTCACCCAGCCGGTCTGCCAGCGCACTGATTCTTCCGATGCGTGTGCCGGTATCGGTGTCATTCATTGCACCGATATGGCTGTGAATATCGGGTGTTGTTAGTATTCTGATCGTCCCCGAAAAGGGTGAATCGGGTGAATTGTTCTTTTGCCCCGCATCCGTGCCGTCCCCTGTACTCATTCCTCCCAAACCTCCGCCAATACCGGTAGAAAGAATGGCTAAGAGGATGATTGCAATCATAACCGCGACGAGGATGATGACCTGAATTAACCGTATGACCGATGATCTCTGCATTGTTATCTCACCAAAACGGTACAGTTTCTGCTGTTCGGCCCGGTAATACCCGAGTCCCGGCAACCTGATGCCGGATGACACGGTGATCCGGGTCAAAACCATGCTGTACGTATTATATGAGTATTTGGAGTGAAGGGTTAAAATAATCAGTCAAATATGTGCTGCTGTTTTGGGTAAGCATTTTTTGCTCAGGTGTGCTTTTCCCCGGCCTGTTTATTCAGTATAGCCATGATGGTTGCCAATTATCGGGAAAATCGTGTATGTCCCGGCCAAATCTGAAAATCAGAATTCCGGGCAGGCGGTGTCACTCCCTGCGTCAATGAAAGTCTCTCTCCGTTATGACGACGGGTATTATATACAGGAATAGTATCTTACACCATGGATCCTCTCATACGAATCAGGCCGCCAGGCCCGCAGGCACAGGCCATTCTCCGCCGGGATGCAGGGGTCATCTCGCAGTCGATGGTGCGGGAATATCCGCTGGTGGTCGACCGGGC
Above is a window of Methanogenium organophilum DNA encoding:
- a CDS encoding bifunctional metallophosphatase/5'-nucleotidase — translated: MVLTRITVSSGIRLPGLGYYRAEQQKLYRFGEITMQRSSVIRLIQVIILVAVMIAIILLAILSTGIGGGLGGMSTGDGTDAGQKNNSPDSPFSGTIRILTTPDIHSHIGAMNDTDTGTRIGRISALADRLGEENDTTLYLFAGDLGEGSFYHMYSGIPEVTAYSMAGFDAAVPGNHAFDFSTGLFEEWATNASYPIICANLDFTDATFNDTVKDYTILDADGVQVGIFGIITPQLEKIVILDDDVILHENTVEIGNAAVKSLKDEGADIIIALTHQDRDEDTLLAQSVPGIDLIIGGHDHLVWNETVSSGDGSKTLIVHAGKYGEEIDTVDITLENGVVTGTTLQRYEITESLPDDASITSFVTPYYDRYTESLSKGIGYTTVPLDVQKQTLRTGETNAGDFIMDAVRGNVPGVDIALLNSGSIRGDCIIPAGEISYLTLNEMFPYENLIVTVQMTGSEIKETLERSASALIVTGDGCPGDERAPSGGFLQVSGVRFTINTGAETFCIDYDTDTVKSEGERIENLSVVTESGSVVPIEMKKTYTVAVNDYMAGGGDGYTNLGAIPDARKFNTEVNLMDLVAGDIEKNSPVSPGTDGRIAVVG
- a CDS encoding type I restriction endonuclease subunit R; its protein translation is MTPEGKARKTIDEMLLAAGWTIQDRDELNLGAGAGVAVREYPLTEGYADYLLFVDRKAVGVIEAKKEGTTLSGVCEQSDGYLTGKLTNIPNELGFLPFGYESTGKETLFRDLRDPEPRSRRVFSFLRPETFSEQMKQEKTLRTRMTEYPPLVTTGLRDCQIEAVTNLERSFAEDHPRSLIQMATGSGKTFTAVSFIYRLIKHCNAKRILFLVDRTSLGVQTYKEFQMYVTPDDGRKFTELYNVQHLSGQKIDPVGKVCISTIQRLYSILKGDEEYDPESDEISSFEQGMEDAKPKDVVYNPDIPIETFDFIVTDECHRSIYNLWSQVLEYFDAHLIGLTATPSKQTLGFFNKNLVMEYGSERAVADGVNVGFDVFRIVTEITQGGSTVDADFWVEKREKLSRDRRWELLDEEFTYTQKQLDRDVVSYDQIRTVMRTFKEHLFTSLFPGRSEVPKTLIFAKSDSHAEDIVEIVREEFGRGNDFCKKITYRTGRKPEDMIREFRSSYNPRIAVTVDMVSTGVDIKPLECLIFMRDVKSQVYFEQMLGRGTRTVDITDLHQVTTDAPAKDRFIVIDAVGVCESSKNPQVVIDKKPTVSLKKLLESVAVGNHDNATITTLATRLARLDRHIGDREREEISTTAGAPFGAIIQSLYASVDPDEAKEHAEEMFATETPDASQIQKAKESLVSDACRPFDSPTFRTLLIDLKTKSEQVLDKVSEDRVIEAGFSTDAKERAILTVANFKQFIEENRDSITALQIIYSRPTRERHLTYEQIRELSDILSRPPYGFTPDRVWQAYEQVERNRVRGASPHRMLTDIISLVRFTLGCDDYLEPYKETVEHRFERWIAEQAEDGITFSPEQMEWLTIMKDHIGASVSIGPDDFEYNQRLMQKGGLFSAYQAFGDGLNGIMAELNVVLGV